In Candidatus Nealsonbacteria bacterium, the sequence AGATTTCCAATTAGTTATTGCGGGCTGGGAGATGCTTAATGCTTTTTCAGAACTCAACGACCCACTTGAACAGAGAAGAAGATTTAAAGAGCAAGAAAAGCTTTACAAGGCAGGATTCAAAGAAGCCCAAAGGATGGATGAAGATTTCTTAGAAGCGCTCGAATATGGAATGCCACCAGCCGCTGGTTTTGGTATGGGTATAGATAGATTGGTCACCCTCCTTACAAATTCCCATAGTTTAAGGGAAGCAATATTGTTCCCGACAATGAAACCCAAGAAATAAACATGTTAGACATCAAATTTATTCGCCAAAATCCGGATAAGGTAAAAGAAGGCTGTAGAAAAAAGCAGGTCAAGATTGATATTGATACACTTTTAGAACTGGACAGAAAAAGGAGAAATTATCTAAAAGACATAGAAAGTTTACGTTCGGAAAAGAAAAAACTGGAAAGAGGTGAAATTGAAAAAGCGAAAAAATTAAAGACTAAGATTAAAAAAATAGAACCAGAATTAAAAAAGATTGAGACAGAGTTTAATGATTTAATGCTTCAGGTTCCCAATTTGCCCCAGGAAGGAGTGCCCGAAGGTAAAGACGAGTCAGATAATGTAGTTTTAAGAGAATTGGGAGAAAAGCCTAAATTTAACTTCGCTTTTAAAGATTATTTGGAAATTTCCCGGAAGCTTAATTTAATTGACATTAAAAGAGCAGCTAAGGTTTCAGGTACAAGATTTGGTTATCTGAAAAATGAAGCTGTTCTTTTGGAGTTTGCATTGGTAAATTTTGCTTTTGAGGAGCTGAAAAAAGAAAATTTTATTCCTGTTATACCTCCTGTAATTGTAAAACCTGAAATAATGCAGGGAATGGGCTACATGGAAAGGGGGAGAGAAGAAATGTATTTTATTGAAAGAGATAATCTTTATTTGATTGGTACTGCAGAACAGATTATAGGTCCCATGCATTCAGGAGAAATTTTTAAAGAAAAAGAACTTCCCAGGAGATATGTAGGTTTTTCTTCTTGTTTTAGAAGGGAAGCAGGGTCTTACGGAAAAGATACCAGGGGAATTTTAAGAGTACATCAATTTGATAAAATTGAAATGTTTACCTTTTGCCGTCCGGAAGAATCAAAGAAAGAACATCAACTTTTATTATCATTGGAAGAAAAATTTATGGAGAATTTAAAAATTCCTTACAGAGTAGTTCAAATGTGTACGGGTGACTTAGGTGATCCGGCAGCTGCAAAATATGATATTGAGTCCTGGATTCCTTCCGAGAATCGATATCGAGAGACACATTCAACTTCAAATTGCACTGACTTTCAGGCGAGAAGATTGAATATCAGGTATAAAGATAAAGCAGGTCGATTGAATTTCGTTCATACCTTAAACGGAACAGCTTTTGCTATCGGAAGAACTTTAATTGCAATTATAGAGAATTATCAACAAAAAGATGGAAGTATAAAAGTGCCTCAAGTCCTGCAGAAATATACAAATTTCAAAAAGGTTGGTTAAAATTAAATTTTGTTATGGAAGAAAAAATAGTTTTAATTAACAGTTTAAA encodes:
- the serS gene encoding serine--tRNA ligase, with the protein product MLDIKFIRQNPDKVKEGCRKKQVKIDIDTLLELDRKRRNYLKDIESLRSEKKKLERGEIEKAKKLKTKIKKIEPELKKIETEFNDLMLQVPNLPQEGVPEGKDESDNVVLRELGEKPKFNFAFKDYLEISRKLNLIDIKRAAKVSGTRFGYLKNEAVLLEFALVNFAFEELKKENFIPVIPPVIVKPEIMQGMGYMERGREEMYFIERDNLYLIGTAEQIIGPMHSGEIFKEKELPRRYVGFSSCFRREAGSYGKDTRGILRVHQFDKIEMFTFCRPEESKKEHQLLLSLEEKFMENLKIPYRVVQMCTGDLGDPAAAKYDIESWIPSENRYRETHSTSNCTDFQARRLNIRYKDKAGRLNFVHTLNGTAFAIGRTLIAIIENYQQKDGSIKVPQVLQKYTNFKKVG